In Naumovozyma dairenensis CBS 421 chromosome 2, complete genome, the following are encoded in one genomic region:
- the BUD32 gene encoding serine/threonine protein kinase BUD32 (similar to Saccharomyces cerevisiae BUD32 (YGR262C); ancestral locus Anc_5.43), whose protein sequence is MSQEIVDEVAKYLTSNIPIVPISQGAEAVVFTTTIHPYIPSSNNEKKEKFIIKYRPTKKYRHPLIDKSLTKHRTLSESRILSKLYQIDGIKVPKLIACDPYNGCIWLEFLGEDLPNGFGFSNLKNFLWMNAKDPYNDCVKDTLYKVGQQIGLLHWNDYCHGDLTSSNIVLVKDEDYGTNWIPHLIDFGLGSTSSLVEDKGVDLYVLERAIISTHSSFADKYNEWLIQGFSDVYKSKGKQGNKKLNEVLKRFAEVRLRGRKRSMIG, encoded by the coding sequence ATGTCCCAAGAAATAGTCGATGAAGTCGCTAAATACCTAACCTCAAATATCCCGATTGTACCAATTTCTCAAGGTGCAGAAGCAGTAGTCttcacaacaacaatccATCCATATATACCTTCTTCaaacaatgaaaaaaaggaaaaattcataatCAAATATAGaccaacaaaaaaatataggCATCCACTTATTGACAAATCATTAACGAAACATCGTACTTTGAGTGAATCTCGTATACTTAGTAAATTATACCAAATTGATGGAATTAAAGTACCCAAATTGATTGCTTGTGATCCATATAATGGTTGTATATGGTTGGAATTCCTTGGAGAAGATTTACCTAATGGATTTGGATTTAGTAATTTAAAGAACTTCCTGTGGATGAATGCTAAGGATCCTTATAATGATTGTGTGAAGGATACTTTGTATAAAGTCGGGCAACAAATTGGTCTCTTACATTGGAATGATTATTGTCATGGTGATTTAACAAGTTCAAATATCGTTCTTGTGAAGGATGAAGATTATGGAACGAATTGGATTCCTCATTTGATTGATTTCGGGTTGGGATCGACATCTTCTTTAGTAGAAGATAAAGGTGTCGATTTATACGTCTTGGAAAGAGCCATCATTAGCACACATTCATCATTCGCAGATAAATACAATGAATGGTTGATTCAAGGATTCTCTGATGTGTATAAGAGCAAGGGGAAACAAGGTAATAAAAAGCTGAATGAAGTGTTGAAGAGGTTTGCAGAAGTCAGATTACGTGGTAGAAAGAGAAGTATGATTGGTTGA
- the NDAI0B00830 gene encoding uncharacterized protein (similar to Saccharomyces cerevisiae YGR263C; ancestral locus Anc_5.42) yields the protein MHLKSLLFIVNICTILPIRLLYCYLVILIKYKRSLRGTICTRTFMRESFILTSDDAFAEVINPLLNWCVSYLCGKPETLQYCTTTEDRLIFDKELGLTEIDTIIDVKYRWFKMPDGFDPRNDDILIYFHGGGYAVAMSPSTLTFLGNLSKKFPKLAIIMLDYSLTLGPDSKKFPAQLLEGLGIYDYVINTLHCENVILMGESSGGNLELALLNYLITNTTIPLPKKAVLISPWANPSKMDRYNKRQEKELEMLDCVTFDGSIDFKDRLLGPELRNECLPLVDILYHFDPKVWYKILDVCSIYVTYGKDEILRPQIEHLIDKFADTHPDKFNEITDVSGYEGGCHIEPLLVSDKNMDSWSQHGAVSGILQFIEK from the coding sequence CATAGTGAACATATGCACCATTCTCCCCAtaagattattatattgCTACCTAGTGATcctaataaaatataaaagatCCCTACGTGGGACAATATGTACTCGAACATTCATGAGAGAATCCTTTATTTTAACCAGTGATGATGCATTCGCAGAAGTTATTAATCCACTTTTAAATTGGTGCGTCTCATATTTATGTGGGAAACCAGAAACTTTACAATATTGTACCACCACGGAAGATCGTCTCatttttgataaagaaCTTGGTTTAACAGAAATAGATACGATTATTGATGTGAAATATAGATGGTTTAAAATGCCAGATGGATTTGACCCTAGGAACgatgatattttgatttatttccATGGTGGTGGATACGCCGTCGCAATGTCACCTTCCACTTTGACATTCTTGGGCAACTTAAGCAAAAAATTCCCCAAATTAGCTATCATTATGTTGGATTATTCATTAACATTAGGCCCTGATAGTAAGAAATTTCCAGCTCAACTCTTGGAAGGATTAGGTATATACGATTACGTGATTAATACTTTACATTGTGAAAATGTAATCCTAATGGGAGAATCTTCTGGAGGTAATTTAGAGCTTGCGTTATTAAATTACTTAATCACAAACACGACAATTCCTTTACCTAAAAAGGCTGTATTAATTAGTCCATGGGCAAATCCATCTAAGATGGATAGATACAATAAACGtcaagaaaaggaattggAAATGTTAGATTGTGTGACTTTCGATGGATCTATAGATTTTAAAGATCGATTGCTTGGACCAGAACTTCGTAATGAATGTCTCCCACTGGTAGATATTTTGTATCATTTTGACCCCAAAGTGTGGTACAAAATCCTGGATGTATGCTCAATATATGTTACGTATGGTAAAGATGAGATATTGAGGCCACAAATTGAACATCTAATAGACAAATTTGCTGATACACATCCAGATAAATTTAACGAAATAACCGATGTATCAGGATATGAAGGTGGATGTCATATTGAACCACTTTTGGTATCAGATAAAAACATGGATTCATGGTCTCAACATGGTGCCGTTAGCGGCATTCTACAATTCATAGAAAAATGA